In a genomic window of Meleagris gallopavo isolate NT-WF06-2002-E0010 breed Aviagen turkey brand Nicholas breeding stock chromosome 1, Turkey_5.1, whole genome shotgun sequence:
- the TMEM209 gene encoding transmembrane protein 209, which produces MTPEQSPTTSLIDRTIKMRKETEARKVVLAWGLLNVSFAGMIYTEMTGKLISTYYNITYWPLWYIELAFASLFSLNALFDFWRYFKYTVAPTSLVMSPGQQTLLGLQNTAVQTTPPRELTAKKVPSSTPSPPIQGQSVLSYSPSRSPSASPKFTTSCIPGYSPQLQALSNSSASYSSTITYSPGSTYNKISNFSPSPGGSPYPTSIGPVESGGLRSRYRSSPILYNSPTGKEDYMTDLKSLDTFLRSEEEKQHRVQLGSSDSSSPSSSPTFWNYSRSMGDYAQILRKFQYQLACRSQAPSAHKDEADLSSKQAAEEVWARVMMNRQLLDHMDSWTAKFRNWINETILVPLVQEIESVSTQLRRMGCPELQIGEASISSLKQAALVKAPLIPTLNAIVQYLDLTPNQEYLVERIKELSQGGCMSSFRWNRGGDFKGRKWDTDLPTDSSIIMHVFCTYLDSRLPPHPKYPDGKTFTSQHFIQTPDKPDTSNENVFCIYQSSINPPHYELIYQRHVYNLPKGRNNMFHTLLMFLYIIKTKESGMLGRVNLGLSGVNVLWIFGE; this is translated from the exons ATGACACCAGAACAGAGTCCAACCACTTCCCTCATCGACAGGACCATCAAGAtgagaaaagagacagaagcCCGGAAGGTGGTCTTGGCCTGGGGCCTCCTTAACGTGTCATTTGCAGGCATGATATATACTGAAAT gactGGAAAACTCATAAGCACGTATTACAACATAACATACTGGCCACTCTGGTATATCG AACTTGCATTCGCGTCTCTGTTCAGCCTGAATGCTTTGTTTGATTTCTGGAGGTACTTCAAATACACGGTGGCACCAACAAGTTTGGTTATGAGTCCTGGACAGCAGAccctgctggggctgcagaatACAG CGGTACAAACAACTCCACCACGTGAACTGACAGCAAAGAAAGTCCCTTCTTCAACACCTTCTCCTCCGATCCAGGGTCAAAGTGTGCTGAGTTACAGCCCATCTCGCTCTCCTAGTGCCAGTCCAAAGTTTACCACCAGTTGTATCCCAGGGTACAGCCCTCAGCTGCAGGCTCTGTCCAACAGCAGTGCTTCTTACAGCAGTACGATCACCTATTCACCAGGCAGCACCTACAATAAG ATTTCCAACTTCAGCCCCTCTCCTGGTGGATCTCCGTACCCCACAAGCATTGGACCAGTGGAAAGCGGTGGGCTGAGATCTCGTTACCGCTCCTCGCCCATTCTCTATAATTCTCCTACTGGCAAAGAAGATTACATGACAGACCTGAAGTCATTGGACACCTTCCTTCGAAGTgaagaagagaagcagcatcgAGTTCAGTTGg GAAGTTCAGATTCCAGCTCTCCTTCCAGCAGCCCAACCTTTTGGAACTACAGCCGTTCCATGGGAGACTATGCCCAGATTCTGAGGAAGTTCCAGTATCAGCTGGCTTGCAGGTCCCAGGCTCCATCAGCACACAAAGATGAAGCTGATCTGAGCTCAAAGCAGGCTGCAGAGGAG GTTTGGGCACGAGTGATGATGAATCGGCAGCTGCTTGATCACATGGACTCCTGGACTGCAAAGTTCAGAAAT tgGATTAATGAAACTATTCTGGTGCCACTTGTCCAAGAGATTGAATCTGTGAGCACTCAGCTGAGAAGAATGGGGTGTCCAGAACTGCAGATTGGAG AAGCCAGCATCAGCAGTCTGAAGCAAGCAGCACTCGTGAAAGCTCCACTCATTCCAACCCTGAATGCTATAGTGCAATATTTGGATCTTACACCAAACCAGGAATACTTGGTCGAAAGGATCAAAG AGCTTTCTCAGGGAGGATGCATGAGTTCCTTCCGATGGAACCGAGGAGGAGATTTCAAAGGCCGTAAGTGGGACACTGACCTGCCCACGGACTCTTCT ATCATCATGCATGTGTTCTGCACTTACCTGGACTCCAGACTCCCACCTCACCCCAAGTATCCTGATGGCAAAACCTTCACTTCCCAGCACTTCATTCAAACACCCGACAAACCAG ACACTTCgaatgaaaatgtgttttgcatCTACCAAAGCAGCATCAACCCACCCCACTACGAGCTGATCTACCAGCGCCACGTCTACAATCTGCCCAAG GGTAGAAACAACATGTTCCACACCTTGCTCATGTTTCTGTATATCATAAAGACAAAGGAATCTGGGATGCTGGG ACGTGTAAACCTTGGCTTGTCGGGAGTGAACGTCCTGTGGATTTTTGGAGAATAA